A window from Flavobacterium gyeonganense encodes these proteins:
- a CDS encoding peptide MFS transporter, whose amino-acid sequence MANNSIKKEEFFGHPKALFILFFTEMWERFSFYGMKALLIFYLTRYHLFTDVNGNLLIGSYAALVYAVPVIGGFIADRYLGFRKAIVFGGIMLVLGHLGMAYEGNAATQSVTGEITRDDVALQIFYFSLSLIIVGVGFLKANISSLVGELYEVGDKRRDSGFTLFYMGINLGSFLATLICVWLGEKYGWSYGFGAAGVGMFFGLLTFISGRKLLKGKGESKVPELLEKKSFGLKNEWIIYAVSVLSALVFWQMVQRHEVVSYSLMIAGAASFVYIVYYSITQLDKKAREQLIALTILIVFTVIFWALFEQAYTSLNLFADRILDRDFFEHTISAGQFLSFNALFIILLAPVFAWLWVKLGKYNPNTAVKFSMALLLVGLGFGSLVLGISLSGLGKVAMIWLILTYFLHTCGELCLSPVGLSAVTKLSPAKIVGFMMGVWFLATASSEFIASILANIASVDTSNGTAPDLNLAKQSYLVLFEYLFYTGLGFGIALLALSPLIKKLMHGVDKELNN is encoded by the coding sequence ATGGCAAATAACTCAATAAAAAAGGAAGAATTTTTTGGACATCCAAAGGCGCTTTTTATATTATTTTTTACAGAAATGTGGGAACGTTTTTCATTTTATGGAATGAAGGCTTTGTTGATTTTTTATCTGACACGTTACCATCTTTTTACTGATGTAAACGGGAATCTGTTAATTGGAAGTTATGCAGCACTTGTATATGCTGTCCCTGTAATTGGAGGTTTTATTGCGGACCGGTATTTAGGTTTTCGTAAGGCTATTGTTTTTGGAGGAATAATGTTGGTATTAGGACATCTTGGAATGGCTTATGAGGGTAATGCTGCTACACAATCAGTTACAGGAGAAATTACAAGAGACGATGTGGCATTACAGATATTTTATTTCTCACTGTCTCTTATAATTGTTGGTGTCGGTTTTCTTAAAGCGAATATATCTTCATTGGTAGGAGAACTTTATGAAGTAGGTGATAAAAGAAGAGATTCAGGATTTACTTTGTTTTATATGGGGATAAATCTGGGTTCTTTCTTAGCTACTTTAATTTGTGTATGGCTTGGAGAAAAATATGGGTGGAGTTACGGATTTGGTGCTGCTGGTGTAGGGATGTTTTTCGGTTTGTTGACTTTTATTTCAGGAAGGAAATTGTTGAAAGGAAAAGGAGAATCAAAAGTACCGGAATTATTAGAAAAGAAATCCTTTGGATTAAAAAACGAATGGATTATTTATGCTGTGAGCGTTTTATCAGCATTAGTTTTTTGGCAAATGGTACAACGACATGAAGTTGTCTCATATTCTTTAATGATTGCCGGGGCTGCTTCGTTTGTTTATATTGTTTATTATAGCATTACACAATTAGATAAAAAAGCCAGGGAACAATTGATCGCTTTGACAATTTTGATTGTTTTTACAGTGATTTTCTGGGCACTGTTTGAACAGGCTTACACATCATTAAATTTATTTGCAGACAGGATTTTGGATAGAGACTTTTTTGAGCACACTATTTCTGCAGGACAGTTTTTAAGTTTTAATGCCTTGTTTATTATATTATTAGCTCCTGTTTTTGCATGGTTATGGGTAAAACTTGGAAAATATAATCCAAATACAGCAGTGAAATTTTCTATGGCATTACTACTGGTGGGATTAGGTTTTGGTTCTTTGGTTTTAGGGATTAGTTTATCCGGACTCGGAAAAGTAGCTATGATTTGGTTAATACTTACTTACTTTTTGCATACTTGTGGTGAATTATGTTTGTCTCCAGTTGGACTTTCTGCTGTTACAAAATTATCTCCGGCAAAAATTGTAGGGTTCATGATGGGAGTCTGGTTCTTAGCAACTGCCAGTTCAGAATTTATTGCCTCTATTTTGGCAAATATTGCTTCAGTTGATACGTCTAATGGTACAGCTCCTGACTTAAATCTGGCCAAACAGAGTTATCTGGTGCTTTTTGAATATCTTTTTTACACAGGGTTAGGTTTCGGAATTGCTTTATTAGCACTTTCTCCACTAATTAAAAAGTTAATGCACGGAGTTGATAAGGAATTAAATAATTAA
- a CDS encoding ComEC/Rec2 family competence protein — translation MKVLNYPLSKITIFFIIGILAGYYLNPDLLYISFALFSALLSLITSYFLSQKKKKLVTFYTLNTYLAAFFIGCLTLLFHTESLQKTNYTNCKNVFEKPQQITFCLREKLKGNDYNDRYIAIISRIENQNYTGRIIVNIQKDTLPNSLLIGNTIRLKTTLQQNSSPKNPNQFDYARYLKDKQIYAQVFATKSEIKINKTIKKDIWYYTAKLHSRIVNNLNKQHFAPTEMNVALALILGQRQEISSEIIQDYQFSGATHILSVSGLHVGFIMLLIGFVLKPIGNTRKGSFIKLIAILTALFIFAIISGLSPSVLRSVVMFSFLAIGNHLRRSDNTYHTLLVSLFLILLFEPYFLFDVGFQLSYLALFFIIWLQPVLKNIWNPKNKIVMNIWNVLTVSFAAQIGTLPLCLYYFHQFPGLFFVTNIVIIPILSVVMIVGILVMILAVFNATPEFLIQILEKSIYLLNKVIHIVASFDSFVIKDISFNNYYLFSFYLFITFAIIWIKKPTYLKLCWTLSAVIILQISFIMTKKDIQSQQEIIIYNMKKETIISVKKGENITLMGNKDFLKKTSKNGILNSYLVGNFSSLKKKIQIKNTLYFNNNKIYIIDSTGIYQDKIQPDILLLIQSPKINLDRILKTLHPKIIIADASNSYTIQKHWKESCLKQKIPFHPTNEKGFYKILN, via the coding sequence ATGAAAGTATTAAATTACCCTTTGAGTAAAATCACCATTTTTTTTATAATTGGCATTCTAGCTGGTTATTATTTAAATCCTGATTTACTTTATATAAGTTTTGCTCTTTTTTCAGCCTTACTATCTCTTATAACTTCTTACTTCTTATCACAAAAGAAAAAGAAACTTGTAACGTTTTATACCCTGAATACTTACTTGGCAGCATTTTTTATTGGCTGCCTCACCTTGTTATTTCATACGGAGTCTTTACAAAAAACAAATTACACAAATTGCAAAAATGTTTTTGAAAAGCCACAACAAATAACATTCTGCCTGCGTGAGAAATTAAAAGGCAATGACTATAACGACAGATACATAGCGATCATTAGCCGAATTGAAAATCAAAATTACACAGGAAGAATTATTGTAAATATCCAAAAAGACACCTTACCTAACTCACTTTTAATTGGGAACACAATTCGTTTAAAAACTACATTACAGCAAAATAGCAGTCCCAAAAATCCGAACCAGTTCGACTATGCCCGGTATCTGAAAGACAAACAAATTTATGCGCAGGTTTTTGCTACTAAATCGGAAATAAAAATTAATAAAACAATAAAAAAAGACATTTGGTATTACACGGCAAAATTACACTCTAGGATTGTAAATAACCTTAATAAGCAACATTTTGCTCCTACTGAAATGAATGTTGCTTTAGCTCTTATCCTGGGTCAAAGACAAGAAATATCTTCTGAAATTATTCAGGATTATCAATTTTCTGGTGCTACACATATCCTTTCGGTTTCAGGGTTGCATGTCGGTTTTATAATGTTACTGATTGGTTTTGTTCTAAAGCCAATTGGAAATACACGAAAAGGCTCTTTTATAAAACTAATTGCCATTCTGACGGCTCTATTTATCTTTGCAATAATTTCAGGTTTATCCCCTTCTGTACTGCGTTCAGTAGTCATGTTTTCATTTCTTGCGATTGGCAATCATCTTCGAAGAAGCGACAATACTTATCATACTTTATTAGTTTCCCTTTTTTTGATATTACTTTTTGAACCCTATTTTTTATTTGATGTAGGTTTCCAACTAAGTTATCTGGCATTATTTTTTATTATTTGGCTCCAGCCTGTATTAAAAAATATATGGAACCCTAAAAACAAAATTGTAATGAACATCTGGAATGTTTTGACGGTTTCGTTTGCAGCACAAATTGGCACTTTGCCACTCTGTTTATATTATTTTCATCAGTTTCCCGGATTATTTTTTGTGACCAATATTGTTATTATCCCGATTTTATCTGTCGTAATGATTGTTGGGATATTGGTAATGATTTTAGCCGTTTTTAATGCCACTCCGGAATTTCTGATTCAAATTTTAGAAAAAAGCATTTACCTCTTAAATAAGGTTATTCATATTGTAGCTTCATTTGATTCTTTTGTAATAAAGGACATTAGTTTTAACAATTACTATTTATTTTCATTTTACTTATTTATAACGTTTGCCATTATTTGGATAAAAAAACCAACCTATTTAAAACTATGTTGGACATTATCAGCTGTAATTATTTTACAAATCTCATTTATAATGACTAAAAAAGATATCCAGAGCCAACAGGAAATTATTATTTATAACATGAAAAAAGAAACAATCATTTCTGTAAAAAAAGGAGAAAACATTACTTTGATGGGTAATAAAGATTTTTTGAAGAAAACATCAAAAAACGGTATTTTGAATTCCTATCTGGTTGGCAATTTTAGCTCTTTAAAAAAGAAAATACAAATCAAAAACACACTATATTTTAATAACAATAAGATTTATATTATTGATAGTACAGGAATTTATCAGGATAAAATACAACCTGACATTTTACTTTTAATTCAGTCACCAAAAATTAATCTGGATCGGATTTTAAAAACATTACATCCTAAGATAATAATTGCTGATGCATCAAATTCATATACTATTCAAAAACATTGGAAAGAGAGTTGTTTAAAACAAAAAATCCCTTTCCATCCAACGAATGAAAAGGGATTCTACAAAATATTGAATTAA
- a CDS encoding carboxy terminal-processing peptidase, with protein sequence MNAIIKFMKRNYKILIAVLCLSVTLFAFKVNADKTVDPDPNKDKMLLEILAFVIEKGHYNPPPIDDEFSKGIFKDYIDALDPSKRFFLQSDIDEFRQYELMLDDQFINKDLTFFNLTYARLMKRMEESKKRYKTILAQPFNYNIDETFNADYEKIPYAKSTTEINERWRMQIKLSTLSSLVTKQKLEEDKKKTDPSYKVKSFEALEKETRESSLKSLDDNFSLIKDLDKQDWFSVYVNSIMTRFDPHTSYFAPEEKDRFDVNISGKLEGIGARLTKKNDFTQIDELISGGPAWKGKELESGDLILKVGQGKEEPVDVVGMRLDDVVKKIKGHKGTEVRLTVKKVDGSIKVISIIRDVVEIEETYAKSSIVEKNGLKYGVIYLPKFYIDFENKDGRDAGKDIALEVERLKKENISGIVLDVRDDGGGSLSTVVDIAGLFIEEGPIVQVKSAGKKKEVLYDKDKKIEWDGPLVIMVNSFSASASEILAAAIQDYKRGVIIGSKQTYGKGTVQTVIDLNQFVRNSDFGDFGALKATAQKFYRINGGSTQLEGVKSDVVMPDRYAYLKMGERDMDNAMPWDKIDPANYNVWNSNENFSQAISNSKIRIAQNPQFKLIEDNAKWIDVKNKENTYSLNIKNFKATQEQVESEGKKYKPIADYKNNLVFKSLPYENLEIAKDASLKEKREAWHKALSKDIYVEEALNVLDDLQPKGNVNKQTNSSKLKKDKVVKS encoded by the coding sequence ATGAATGCTATTATTAAATTTATGAAAAGAAATTATAAAATCCTTATAGCCGTATTATGCTTGTCTGTAACCTTGTTTGCTTTCAAGGTTAATGCAGATAAAACTGTAGATCCGGATCCTAATAAAGATAAAATGCTTTTAGAAATATTGGCATTTGTTATAGAAAAAGGGCATTATAATCCGCCGCCAATTGATGATGAATTTTCAAAAGGAATTTTCAAAGATTATATTGATGCGCTGGATCCCTCAAAAAGATTTTTTCTGCAGTCTGATATTGATGAATTCAGACAGTATGAATTAATGCTGGATGATCAGTTCATCAACAAGGATTTGACGTTTTTTAATCTTACTTATGCCAGATTAATGAAACGTATGGAAGAAAGCAAAAAAAGATATAAAACGATTTTAGCACAGCCATTCAATTATAATATTGATGAAACTTTTAATGCAGATTATGAAAAAATCCCATATGCAAAAAGTACTACTGAAATTAATGAAAGATGGAGAATGCAGATTAAATTATCAACTCTTTCTTCTTTGGTAACAAAGCAAAAGTTAGAAGAAGATAAAAAGAAAACAGATCCGTCATATAAAGTAAAATCTTTTGAAGCTTTAGAGAAAGAAACACGTGAAAGTTCTCTTAAATCATTGGATGATAATTTTAGTTTAATAAAAGATCTAGATAAGCAAGATTGGTTTTCTGTTTATGTAAACTCAATAATGACTCGTTTTGATCCGCACACCAGCTATTTTGCACCAGAAGAAAAAGATCGTTTTGATGTAAATATTAGTGGAAAATTAGAAGGAATTGGAGCCCGTTTGACTAAGAAAAACGATTTCACACAAATTGATGAATTGATTTCCGGTGGTCCGGCCTGGAAAGGAAAGGAGCTTGAATCAGGCGATTTGATACTGAAGGTAGGACAAGGAAAGGAAGAGCCTGTAGATGTAGTAGGTATGCGTCTGGATGATGTTGTGAAAAAAATCAAAGGGCATAAAGGTACAGAAGTAAGACTTACTGTTAAAAAGGTAGACGGAAGTATCAAAGTTATTTCAATTATCAGAGATGTAGTTGAGATAGAAGAAACATACGCTAAGTCAAGTATTGTTGAAAAAAACGGATTGAAATATGGTGTAATTTATTTACCTAAATTTTATATCGATTTTGAAAACAAAGACGGCCGCGATGCGGGTAAAGATATTGCGCTGGAAGTTGAAAGACTTAAAAAAGAAAATATTAGCGGAATTGTACTTGATGTGCGTGATGATGGTGGCGGATCACTTTCGACTGTAGTTGATATTGCAGGGCTTTTTATCGAAGAAGGTCCAATTGTTCAGGTAAAATCAGCGGGCAAAAAGAAAGAGGTTTTATACGATAAAGATAAAAAAATTGAGTGGGATGGACCATTGGTAATAATGGTAAACAGTTTTTCTGCCTCAGCATCTGAAATATTGGCAGCAGCAATTCAGGATTACAAACGAGGTGTAATCATTGGTAGTAAACAAACGTATGGAAAAGGTACTGTTCAGACTGTTATCGATTTGAATCAGTTTGTTCGTAATAGTGATTTTGGTGATTTTGGAGCCTTGAAAGCAACTGCTCAAAAGTTTTATAGAATCAATGGAGGTTCAACTCAACTTGAAGGAGTAAAAAGCGATGTTGTCATGCCGGATCGTTACGCTTATTTAAAAATGGGTGAGCGCGATATGGATAATGCAATGCCTTGGGATAAAATTGATCCTGCAAACTATAATGTATGGAATTCAAATGAAAACTTTAGTCAGGCGATATCCAATAGTAAAATTAGAATTGCTCAAAATCCTCAGTTTAAATTAATAGAGGATAATGCGAAATGGATTGATGTTAAAAACAAAGAAAACACATACAGCTTAAATATTAAAAATTTCAAAGCCACACAGGAGCAAGTTGAAAGCGAAGGCAAAAAATACAAACCAATTGCTGATTATAAAAATAATCTGGTTTTTAAATCATTGCCTTATGAAAATCTTGAAATAGCTAAAGATGCTTCTTTAAAAGAAAAAAGAGAAGCATGGCATAAGGCTTTGTCAAAAGACATATATGTTGAGGAGGCTTTAAATGTATTAGACGATCTACAGCCTAAAGGTAATGTTAATAAGCAAACCAATTCCTCTAAATTAAAAAAAGACAAAGTTGTTAAGTCTTAA
- a CDS encoding thioredoxin family protein, protein MIKKILLLILFLGSLTFQAQNIVWKTTMEAAITASNEENKPMLIFFTSSSAPTNLQNEVFKTPDFAVWSRDNVILVKLDLSDINASDADKEQNVKLKNAFGVQDLPEVCFANASIRKSKTTFQALGKIGYKPGGAKAWISESDAILHPSE, encoded by the coding sequence ATGATAAAAAAAATACTCCTGCTAATTTTGTTTTTAGGGTCACTAACTTTCCAAGCCCAAAATATAGTTTGGAAGACAACTATGGAAGCTGCAATAACTGCAAGCAACGAAGAAAATAAACCAATGTTGATCTTTTTTACTTCTTCAAGTGCACCAACGAATCTTCAGAATGAAGTTTTTAAAACTCCTGACTTTGCAGTATGGTCAAGAGATAATGTCATTTTGGTTAAATTAGATTTATCTGACATCAATGCATCGGATGCTGATAAAGAACAAAATGTAAAACTTAAAAATGCATTTGGTGTTCAGGATTTGCCAGAAGTTTGTTTTGCAAACGCTTCTATTAGAAAAAGTAAGACAACATTTCAGGCACTGGGCAAAATTGGATATAAGCCCGGAGGTGCAAAAGCATGGATTTCTGAATCGGATGCAATTTTACATCCAAGCGAATAA
- the lpxB gene encoding lipid-A-disaccharide synthase, with the protein MKYYIIAGEASGDLHGSNLMKALYQEDPEAEIRFWGGDLMQKAGGTLVKHYRELAFMGFVEVVFNLKTILNNIKFCKKDISEFHPDVIIFIDYPGFNMRIAKWAKTLHYKTHYYISPQIWAWKESRITAIKNDVDKMFVILPFEKGFYEDKHGFPVEFVGHPLIDAIHNQPAFDEVIFRKENQLSDKPIIAVLPGSRKQEITKMLAVMLSVVDDFKDYQFVIAGAPSQDFEFYQQFISSKNIKFISNKTYDLLRSSRAALVTSGTATLETALFKVPEVVCYKGSWASYQIAKRIITLKYISLVNLIMDEEVVTELIQNECNTKRIKEELQKLLDPDYRKEILKKYNLLEQKLGGIGASKKTASLIVADLKKQ; encoded by the coding sequence ATGAAATACTACATTATTGCAGGCGAAGCTTCTGGTGATTTACACGGTTCTAATTTAATGAAAGCCTTATATCAAGAGGATCCTGAAGCTGAAATTAGATTTTGGGGAGGGGATTTAATGCAAAAAGCAGGCGGAACTTTAGTAAAACACTATCGTGAATTGGCTTTTATGGGCTTTGTTGAAGTCGTTTTTAATTTAAAAACGATATTAAACAATATTAAATTCTGCAAAAAAGATATTTCAGAATTTCATCCTGACGTTATCATTTTTATTGATTACCCGGGATTTAATATGCGAATTGCTAAATGGGCAAAAACATTGCATTATAAAACACATTATTACATTTCACCTCAAATTTGGGCCTGGAAAGAAAGCCGGATTACAGCAATAAAAAATGATGTAGATAAAATGTTCGTAATTTTACCTTTCGAGAAAGGCTTTTACGAAGACAAACATGGTTTTCCGGTAGAATTTGTCGGACATCCTTTAATTGATGCTATTCATAATCAGCCTGCTTTCGATGAAGTTATTTTTAGAAAAGAAAATCAATTAAGTGATAAGCCAATTATTGCGGTCTTACCTGGCAGCCGAAAACAGGAAATCACAAAAATGCTAGCCGTGATGTTAAGCGTTGTTGATGATTTTAAAGATTATCAATTTGTCATTGCCGGTGCTCCCAGTCAGGATTTTGAATTCTACCAGCAATTTATTTCAAGTAAAAACATCAAATTCATTTCGAATAAAACGTATGATTTATTACGTTCTTCAAGAGCCGCTTTAGTTACTTCAGGAACTGCAACTTTAGAAACTGCACTTTTTAAAGTTCCTGAAGTAGTTTGTTATAAAGGAAGCTGGGCATCGTATCAAATCGCGAAAAGAATTATTACTTTAAAATATATCTCACTGGTTAATTTGATTATGGATGAAGAAGTCGTAACCGAATTAATTCAAAATGAATGTAACACAAAAAGAATCAAAGAAGAATTACAAAAATTATTAGATCCGGATTATCGTAAGGAAATATTAAAAAAATATAATCTTTTAGAACAAAAGCTTGGAGGAATTGGAGCCAGTAAAAAAACAGCCAGTCTTATTGTCGCTGATTTAAAAAAACAATAA
- the surE gene encoding 5'/3'-nucleotidase SurE — translation MKTKKPLILVTNDDGITAPGIRSLIEIMKTIGEVIVVAPDKPQSATGHAITINNTLYLNKISKENDPITEYSCSGTPVDCVKLAVNEILKMKPDLCVSGINHGSNSSINVIYSGTMSAAVEAGIEGIPAIGFSLLDYNWNANFEPAKTFIKKIVLETLEKKLPQGVVLNVNIPNLKEKEIKGIKVCRQAKAMWVEKFDKRQTPFGKDYYWLSGEFVNQDKGDDTDEWALENGYVSVVPVQFDLTAHHAIQQLNTWNLNE, via the coding sequence ATGAAAACTAAAAAGCCTTTAATATTAGTTACCAACGATGATGGCATTACTGCTCCTGGTATAAGAAGTTTAATAGAAATTATGAAAACTATTGGAGAGGTAATTGTTGTTGCCCCCGATAAACCTCAAAGCGCAACCGGGCACGCTATTACTATAAACAATACTTTATACCTTAACAAAATATCTAAAGAAAATGATCCGATTACAGAATATAGTTGCTCAGGAACTCCTGTAGATTGCGTAAAATTAGCCGTAAATGAAATTTTGAAAATGAAACCTGATTTATGTGTATCCGGAATCAATCACGGTTCAAATTCTTCTATAAATGTAATTTATTCCGGAACCATGAGTGCGGCTGTTGAAGCAGGTATTGAAGGAATCCCTGCTATAGGCTTTTCATTATTGGATTATAACTGGAACGCAAATTTTGAGCCCGCCAAAACATTTATAAAAAAAATAGTTTTGGAAACTCTTGAAAAAAAATTACCACAAGGCGTGGTTCTAAATGTTAATATTCCAAACCTGAAAGAAAAAGAAATCAAAGGCATTAAGGTCTGCAGACAGGCAAAAGCAATGTGGGTAGAAAAATTTGATAAAAGACAAACGCCTTTTGGAAAGGACTATTACTGGCTTTCTGGCGAATTTGTAAATCAGGATAAAGGAGATGACACAGATGAATGGGCGTTAGAAAATGGCTATGTTTCTGTAGTTCCTGTTCAGTTTGATTTGACTGCCCATCATGCGATTCAACAACTAAATACATGGAATTTAAATGAATAA
- a CDS encoding peptide MFS transporter, whose protein sequence is MSQNNTDQFFKSTVLGHPAGLFVLFFTEMWERFSFYGMRSLLILFLTTSFIDGGWAWTRENASALFGSYVGLVYLSTMLGGYFADKVIGFRWAVVVGAVLMTLGHASMAVETEFSIYLGLVLLVFGNGFFKPNMTSIVSEMYKDRPEKKDGAYTLFYMGVNAGAFFGILLCGYLGEKVGWSYGFGLAGIFMFFGMLQFWLSQNIFGDIGLKPSKESKAKAEALDTDKRNPFSPLQLAAIAFSSIVALLWLVSDPAAKISGGKINIFSFLGDNGNSIAILSALIVFIFLLVYRFTQYSKITKEKLIAVTFFAFLTIFFWAIFEQSPNSLTIFASDYTDRVLVGNWSVIFLVVNSLITVLPLMIITWVLILLFKQTFKLYAIANIILSISFVIIWAIAIWMLVKDYYTAGFLTLSDETLLALKIDKVTVPLTEVPATWFSTLNSLFIISLAPLFSKWWESKYNPSANLKYGIGMGLLALGMACVAFGANGIEPGAKTASVSMIWLILVYLFHTMGELCISPVGLSYVSKLVPARMIAFMFGVWYLAVAIGMKGAGMFGENIDKIANEHGLSYFFWMLTIISILVALFSILMTPVIKKLMHGVR, encoded by the coding sequence ATGAGTCAGAACAATACAGATCAATTTTTTAAAAGTACCGTTTTAGGACATCCTGCGGGTTTATTCGTTTTATTTTTTACAGAGATGTGGGAACGTTTTTCGTTTTACGGAATGCGCTCATTACTGATCTTATTTTTAACCACTTCGTTTATTGATGGCGGTTGGGCATGGACTCGTGAAAATGCTTCTGCTCTTTTTGGTTCATATGTAGGATTAGTTTATCTGTCTACCATGCTTGGAGGATATTTCGCAGATAAAGTAATAGGTTTTCGATGGGCCGTAGTCGTAGGAGCAGTACTAATGACCTTAGGACATGCTTCGATGGCTGTTGAAACTGAATTTTCAATTTATCTGGGATTAGTATTACTTGTTTTTGGGAATGGTTTTTTTAAACCAAATATGACTTCAATAGTTTCAGAAATGTATAAAGACCGTCCTGAAAAGAAAGACGGAGCGTATACATTATTTTATATGGGTGTAAATGCAGGTGCCTTTTTTGGAATTTTGCTTTGTGGATATCTGGGAGAAAAAGTGGGTTGGAGTTATGGTTTCGGACTGGCGGGGATATTTATGTTCTTTGGAATGCTTCAGTTTTGGCTTTCTCAAAATATTTTTGGAGATATTGGCTTAAAACCAAGCAAAGAAAGTAAGGCAAAAGCTGAAGCTTTGGATACAGATAAAAGAAATCCTTTTTCGCCATTACAATTAGCAGCAATAGCCTTCTCTTCAATTGTAGCTTTATTATGGCTTGTAAGTGATCCTGCAGCAAAAATATCAGGAGGTAAAATAAACATTTTTTCTTTTTTGGGTGATAACGGAAATTCAATTGCGATACTTTCTGCCTTAATTGTTTTTATCTTCTTGCTGGTTTACAGATTTACTCAATATTCTAAAATTACGAAGGAAAAATTGATAGCAGTTACTTTCTTTGCTTTTCTGACTATTTTCTTTTGGGCAATTTTTGAACAATCTCCAAACAGTTTGACCATTTTTGCCAGTGATTACACAGACCGTGTTTTGGTTGGCAACTGGAGCGTTATATTTTTAGTTGTGAATTCATTAATAACGGTTTTGCCTTTGATGATTATAACCTGGGTTCTGATTTTATTGTTTAAGCAGACTTTTAAATTATATGCTATCGCTAATATTATTTTGAGTATTAGTTTTGTAATCATTTGGGCAATAGCAATCTGGATGCTAGTTAAAGATTATTACACAGCTGGATTTCTGACATTATCAGATGAGACATTACTGGCGTTAAAAATTGATAAGGTAACAGTTCCCTTAACAGAAGTTCCTGCAACTTGGTTTTCAACTCTAAACTCGCTATTTATTATTTCATTAGCACCATTATTTTCTAAATGGTGGGAGAGTAAATACAACCCTTCAGCGAATTTAAAATATGGAATCGGAATGGGTTTACTGGCATTAGGAATGGCTTGTGTTGCATTTGGTGCCAATGGTATAGAACCGGGTGCAAAAACGGCTTCAGTAAGTATGATTTGGCTGATTCTGGTTTATCTTTTTCACACTATGGGAGAGCTTTGCATTTCTCCTGTAGGGCTGTCATATGTGAGTAAATTGGTTCCTGCCCGTATGATTGCTTTTATGTTTGGTGTTTGGTATTTAGCAGTAGCGATAGGTATGAAAGGTGCCGGTATGTTCGGAGAGAATATTGATAAAATAGCCAATGAGCATGGATTAAGTTATTTCTTTTGGATGCTCACTATTATATCAATTTTGGTTGCTTTATTTTCAATTTTAATGACTCCTGTGATTAAGAAATTAATGCATGGTGTGCGATAA
- a CDS encoding C40 family peptidase, translating into MKKAFLLILFPILLISCKTGSISNKESKKDTKYVVNKLIETATNNIGVVYKPAGTTKAGFDCSGLVFSTFKTENIELPRSSYEQSKIGRVIKFDDAKKGDLIFFKTNKSKQINHVGLITEASRDEIKFVHSSTSKGVIISSTKENYYKTSFVQINRILE; encoded by the coding sequence TTGAAAAAGGCATTTTTACTAATACTGTTTCCTATTTTGTTGATATCATGTAAAACAGGTTCAATCTCAAATAAAGAATCTAAAAAAGACACAAAATATGTAGTAAATAAATTAATTGAAACTGCAACTAATAATATTGGAGTTGTTTATAAACCTGCTGGCACTACAAAAGCTGGTTTTGATTGCTCAGGTTTAGTCTTTTCTACTTTCAAAACAGAAAATATTGAACTTCCCAGAAGTTCTTACGAACAATCGAAAATTGGAAGAGTAATAAAATTCGATGATGCAAAAAAAGGGGATTTAATTTTCTTTAAAACCAACAAAAGCAAGCAAATTAATCATGTTGGGCTTATAACAGAGGCAAGTCGTGATGAAATAAAATTTGTCCACTCCTCAACTTCAAAAGGAGTAATTATTTCGTCAACAAAAGAGAATTATTATAAAACTTCATTTGTTCAGATCAACAGAATACTCGAATAG